The proteins below come from a single Anderseniella sp. Alg231-50 genomic window:
- a CDS encoding site-2 protease family protein: MASWVFILVAVVAALSMLLVFNWRRPVRLNRSVLINRPAEEIWTSIDYLSGDFSWQQHFEHAETVDNGHVRMVYSLKRDDGSKVGWNLQFEILERNVGKFIKVRRTDIEDLSKNDRLLEREINLEPQENGTRVTFREVWGPRTITGFALVHMDAAAMLARLKSWVETGNANPKGSNGWTSAVISCASLLATAAAFSLLLGWEIGAIFVGLLVLHELGHLISFRMIGQPWGKIIFIPFLGGVAVSRVPHLRLADDAFCAIMGAGLSVIALVPAVIVNAWQVTSPGVVQLAYVMAAIAGGLNLLNLLPVFPLDGGRVLRAVMQSFLPKHVRNAMFTVAGIVAIGGVFLQNPVLVAIAVVAFFQSTRLGPARDGVALMKPYRASVMCAAYLSLVVLHGAAAVTFWPSLG; encoded by the coding sequence ATGGCGAGCTGGGTTTTTATTCTTGTTGCCGTAGTGGCGGCACTGTCGATGCTGCTTGTGTTCAATTGGCGACGGCCGGTCAGGCTGAACCGCAGTGTCCTGATAAACCGGCCTGCGGAGGAGATATGGACCTCCATCGACTATCTGTCCGGCGATTTTTCATGGCAGCAGCATTTTGAGCATGCCGAAACGGTTGATAACGGCCACGTCCGGATGGTTTATTCGCTGAAGCGCGATGACGGCAGCAAGGTCGGCTGGAACCTGCAGTTTGAAATACTCGAGCGCAATGTCGGCAAGTTCATCAAGGTGCGGCGCACCGATATCGAGGATTTGTCGAAAAATGACCGTCTGCTGGAGCGGGAGATTAACCTTGAGCCGCAGGAAAACGGGACCAGGGTAACATTTCGCGAAGTCTGGGGACCGCGCACGATAACCGGTTTTGCCCTGGTGCACATGGATGCCGCGGCGATGCTTGCCCGGCTGAAAAGCTGGGTTGAAACCGGAAATGCCAATCCAAAGGGATCAAACGGCTGGACGTCGGCGGTAATATCGTGTGCCTCTCTGCTGGCCACAGCGGCCGCATTTTCGCTGCTGCTGGGTTGGGAAATCGGTGCGATCTTTGTCGGGCTGCTGGTGCTGCACGAACTCGGCCATCTGATATCGTTCCGGATGATCGGCCAGCCATGGGGCAAGATTATCTTCATCCCGTTTCTGGGAGGCGTGGCGGTGTCCCGCGTGCCGCATCTGCGGCTTGCAGATGATGCGTTCTGCGCGATCATGGGTGCGGGATTGTCTGTGATTGCCCTGGTGCCGGCTGTCATCGTCAATGCGTGGCAGGTTACATCGCCGGGAGTTGTGCAACTGGCCTATGTTATGGCTGCCATTGCGGGCGGGCTCAACCTGTTGAACCTGTTGCCCGTATTCCCGCTTGACGGCGGGCGCGTGCTGCGTGCGGTGATGCAGTCGTTTCTGCCGAAGCATGTACGCAACGCAATGTTCACGGTAGCGGGTATCGTGGCAATCGGCGGGGTGTTTCTGCAGAATCCGGTACTGGTTGCCATTGCCGTGGTGGCGTTTTTCCAGAGTACCCGGCTGGGCCCGGCAAGGGACGGTGTTGCGCTGATGAAACCCTACAGGGCCTCCGTCATGTGCGCGGCCTACCTGTCGCTGGTGGTGTTGCATGGCGCCGCGGCGGTCACCTTCTGGCCGAGCCTTGGATGA
- a CDS encoding GNAT family N-acetyltransferase — MTMHSTVLETATAITIRRLWSSEQDLFRSHFDRLDPASRAMRFGSCVHDSFLDIYARSAFSNGNMVFGAFVDGELLGVGEIKLLANSLPVRAEAAFSVVPEWQDKGVGDALFARIIAALQNRGVSSVMLWCRSSNRRMRHLADKHNADLNFVDGDEACGEVRLPWPMPSSIIEEVYGEAICYTNSLLRNKWLKSGSM; from the coding sequence ATGACAATGCATTCCACCGTGTTGGAGACGGCAACCGCCATTACAATCCGCAGGCTTTGGAGTAGCGAGCAGGACTTGTTCAGAAGCCATTTCGACCGGCTTGATCCGGCTTCACGGGCCATGCGCTTCGGCAGCTGCGTCCATGACAGTTTTCTTGATATTTATGCGCGTTCGGCATTCTCGAACGGCAATATGGTGTTCGGCGCCTTCGTAGACGGCGAATTGCTGGGTGTCGGCGAGATAAAGCTGCTTGCAAACAGTTTGCCGGTGCGTGCGGAAGCGGCATTTTCCGTGGTGCCGGAATGGCAGGACAAGGGCGTCGGCGATGCCCTGTTTGCCCGCATCATCGCAGCTTTGCAAAATCGCGGCGTCAGTTCGGTCATGCTGTGGTGCAGGTCGTCGAACCGTCGCATGCGGCATCTGGCCGACAAGCACAATGCCGACCTGAACTTCGTCGACGGCGACGAAGCCTGCGGCGAGGTTCGCCTGCCGTGGCCGATGCCATCCTCCATCATCGAGGAAGTCTATGGCGAGGCCATCTGCTACACGAATTCCCTTTTGCGGAATAAATGGCTCAAGTCAGGCTCGATGTGA
- a CDS encoding CoA-acylating methylmalonate-semialdehyde dehydrogenase, whose product MVKEIGHFIGGKLVAGTSGRFADVFDPNTGEVQAKVALASEAELKTAVADAKAAQPAWAATNPQRRARVMAKFVELVNAEKEELAQMLSSEHGKTIPDSHGDIQRGIEVCEFATGIPHLLKGEYTQNAGPGIDIYSMRQALGVTAGITPFNFPAMIPMWKFAPAIACGNAFILKPSERDPSVPMRLAELMMEAGLPAGILNVVNGDKASVDAILDDEDIQAVGFVGSTAIAEYVYSRGCAAGKRVQCFGGAKNHMIIMPDADMDQAVDALIGAGYGSAGERCMAISVAVPVGEETANRLVSKLMPRVENLRIGPSTDREADYGPVVTGQALDRIRDYVEVGIGEGATLAVDGRDFKMQGYENGYFMGGCLFDNVTKDMRIYKEEIFGPVLSVVRAKNYEEALDLPMSHEYGNGVAIYTRDGDAARDFADRINIGMVGVNVPIPVPLAYYTFGGWKKSSFGDLNQHGPDSVRFYTRTKTVTSRWPSGIKDGAEFSIPTMN is encoded by the coding sequence ATGGTCAAGGAAATCGGTCACTTCATTGGCGGTAAACTGGTTGCGGGGACATCAGGGCGGTTTGCCGATGTTTTCGACCCGAACACGGGAGAGGTTCAGGCGAAAGTCGCCCTGGCCAGTGAAGCCGAGCTGAAAACGGCTGTTGCAGACGCCAAGGCGGCACAGCCGGCATGGGCGGCGACGAACCCGCAGCGGCGCGCCCGCGTCATGGCAAAGTTTGTCGAACTGGTGAACGCCGAAAAGGAAGAGCTTGCCCAGATGCTGTCTTCCGAACACGGCAAGACCATACCCGACAGCCACGGCGATATTCAGCGCGGCATCGAGGTGTGTGAGTTTGCCACCGGCATTCCGCACCTGCTGAAGGGCGAGTACACCCAGAATGCAGGCCCCGGCATCGACATTTACTCCATGCGTCAGGCGCTCGGCGTCACCGCCGGCATCACACCGTTCAATTTCCCCGCGATGATCCCGATGTGGAAGTTCGCGCCGGCCATCGCATGCGGCAACGCGTTTATCCTGAAACCGTCCGAGCGCGACCCGTCGGTACCGATGCGGCTGGCTGAACTGATGATGGAAGCGGGTCTTCCCGCCGGTATCCTGAACGTGGTCAACGGCGACAAGGCATCGGTTGATGCGATCCTTGACGATGAAGACATTCAGGCCGTCGGGTTTGTCGGCTCAACGGCAATTGCCGAATATGTCTATTCGCGCGGCTGTGCCGCCGGAAAACGGGTGCAGTGCTTCGGCGGTGCGAAAAACCACATGATCATCATGCCGGATGCGGACATGGACCAGGCGGTCGATGCGCTGATCGGTGCCGGTTACGGCTCGGCCGGTGAGCGCTGCATGGCGATTTCCGTCGCGGTTCCGGTGGGTGAAGAAACTGCAAACAGGCTGGTCAGCAAGCTGATGCCGCGGGTTGAGAACCTGCGCATTGGTCCGTCAACCGACCGGGAAGCCGATTACGGGCCCGTGGTCACCGGCCAGGCGCTGGACCGGATTCGCGATTATGTCGAAGTCGGTATCGGTGAAGGTGCAACGCTTGCCGTGGACGGCCGTGACTTCAAGATGCAGGGTTATGAAAACGGCTACTTCATGGGCGGCTGCCTGTTCGACAATGTGACCAAGGACATGCGCATCTACAAGGAAGAGATTTTCGGTCCGGTATTGTCGGTGGTGCGGGCCAAGAATTATGAAGAAGCACTTGATCTGCCGATGAGCCATGAATACGGCAATGGTGTAGCCATCTATACCCGCGACGGCGACGCGGCGCGTGACTTTGCCGACCGCATCAATATCGGCATGGTCGGCGTCAATGTGCCGATCCCGGTGCCGTTGGCCTATTACACGTTCGGCGGCTGGAAAAAGTCATCGTTCGGGGACCTGAACCAGCATGGCCCGGACTCGGTGCGATTTTATACGCGCACCAAGACCGTCACCTCGCGCTGGCCGTCCGGCATCAAGGACGGTGCGGAGTTCTCCATTCCGACCATGAACTAG
- a CDS encoding lysozyme inhibitor LprI family protein has product MRCLSSLFLSLLIVASSPAQAFDCAKASTETEKLICSDDGLKQADDDLGRAWRKARGLVGEAEFKLLRQNQRAWLKTRDARCGYGSDAERIACLAQQTTQRTLIIAAKAKTGPGSDAAMVPFARAQAGSKTAYEVEIAGVRFATPAEAGKASFNKVVDDLVSQAPFTEKIDFETAGQLSYNQSITLEYAAPNLVSALVQTWRYDGGAHGNYVFSSINVSPDTGELTYDRLFSPDAKAKLADVCENRLYGHDTDKAVGKAQLKEMFFPEHEKTVLTAIGNLSAWTFRADGARVHFSPYELAPYAAGSFECRLPLAVLRKLSKAAQHLPQ; this is encoded by the coding sequence ATGCGATGCCTCTCAAGTCTTTTTCTGTCCCTGTTGATAGTGGCATCATCGCCTGCACAGGCATTTGATTGCGCCAAGGCAAGTACCGAGACAGAAAAACTGATCTGTTCCGACGATGGCCTCAAGCAGGCAGACGATGATCTTGGCCGGGCGTGGCGCAAGGCACGCGGGCTGGTCGGCGAGGCGGAGTTCAAGCTGCTGCGGCAGAACCAGCGGGCCTGGCTGAAGACCCGCGACGCACGCTGCGGGTACGGCAGTGATGCGGAACGGATTGCCTGTCTGGCGCAGCAAACCACACAGCGCACATTGATCATTGCGGCGAAAGCGAAGACCGGGCCGGGATCCGATGCCGCCATGGTGCCGTTCGCCAGGGCCCAGGCAGGATCAAAGACGGCCTATGAGGTTGAAATCGCCGGGGTGCGGTTTGCCACTCCCGCCGAAGCCGGGAAAGCGTCATTCAACAAGGTGGTGGATGATCTGGTCAGCCAGGCGCCGTTCACCGAAAAGATCGATTTCGAGACGGCAGGTCAGCTCAGCTACAATCAATCCATCACCCTGGAATATGCCGCGCCCAACCTGGTGTCGGCGCTGGTGCAGACATGGCGCTATGACGGCGGCGCGCACGGCAATTATGTCTTTTCCTCCATTAATGTCAGTCCCGACACCGGCGAGCTGACCTATGACAGGCTGTTTTCACCGGACGCGAAGGCGAAGCTCGCTGATGTGTGCGAAAACCGGCTTTACGGCCATGACACGGACAAGGCTGTCGGCAAGGCGCAACTCAAGGAGATGTTTTTTCCTGAGCATGAGAAGACCGTTCTCACGGCGATTGGCAATCTGTCTGCGTGGACCTTCAGGGCAGACGGGGCCAGGGTGCATTTTTCACCTTATGAACTGGCGCCTTATGCCGCCGGCAGCTTTGAATGCCGGCTACCGCTGGCCGTGTTGCGCAAGCTGTCCAAAGCCGCGCAACACCTGCCGCAATGA
- the zapE gene encoding cell division protein ZapE, with protein sequence MPRRPSTRYNNLIEDGRLETDAGQLDVLKRLDALAQQLDGYGPPAPANGLAWLFKRKSSGAAPHSVYIWGDVGRGKTLVMDLFHDAITPKTKRRIHFHAFMQEVHRDIHAYRKDQDKGLIDADADPIAAVARTIAGEAGVLCLDEFQVKDITDAMILGRLFEALHKAGCVIVATSNIPPDELYRNGLNRKLFEPSIEFIKSRFDIVQLDGPSDYRLDKLSGEEVYFCPLGPGSLARLKLLWRKVTGQDNGAPGELQVQGRVLEVPQTARGAAWFTFSELCDNPLGAADYLVIADAYKVVFIEGVRELGEAQGNAARRFINLIDTLYDAHARVVISADTPPNGIYRYADTPIEFARTVSRLTEMQSAQWWQQAPNAVAD encoded by the coding sequence ATGCCCAGGCGACCATCTACCCGCTATAACAACCTGATTGAAGACGGCAGGCTGGAAACAGATGCTGGTCAGCTTGATGTGCTCAAGCGGCTGGATGCACTGGCCCAGCAGCTGGATGGCTATGGTCCGCCCGCGCCCGCAAACGGCCTTGCATGGCTGTTCAAGCGCAAGTCGTCCGGTGCTGCTCCGCACAGCGTCTATATCTGGGGAGACGTGGGCCGTGGAAAGACGCTGGTCATGGACCTGTTCCATGATGCCATTACGCCAAAGACCAAGCGCCGCATTCATTTTCACGCGTTCATGCAGGAAGTGCACCGTGACATCCACGCCTACCGCAAGGACCAGGACAAGGGGCTGATTGATGCCGATGCAGATCCCATCGCCGCGGTTGCCAGAACCATTGCCGGCGAGGCAGGCGTCTTGTGCCTGGATGAATTCCAGGTCAAGGACATCACAGACGCCATGATACTGGGGCGCCTTTTCGAGGCCCTGCACAAGGCCGGGTGCGTTATCGTGGCGACTTCCAACATTCCTCCGGACGAGCTTTATCGCAATGGGCTGAACCGCAAACTGTTCGAGCCATCTATCGAATTCATCAAGTCCCGCTTCGACATTGTCCAACTGGACGGGCCGTCAGACTACCGGCTGGACAAACTGTCCGGTGAAGAGGTTTATTTCTGTCCGCTGGGACCCGGTTCACTGGCACGGCTCAAGCTGTTGTGGCGCAAGGTGACAGGCCAGGACAACGGTGCGCCGGGTGAATTGCAGGTACAGGGGCGGGTGCTGGAGGTGCCGCAGACAGCCCGGGGAGCCGCCTGGTTCACGTTTTCCGAGCTGTGCGACAACCCGCTGGGCGCTGCCGACTACCTGGTGATCGCGGATGCCTACAAGGTTGTGTTCATAGAAGGCGTGCGTGAACTGGGCGAGGCCCAGGGCAACGCGGCGCGGCGCTTCATCAACCTGATCGATACGCTGTATGATGCACATGCCCGGGTGGTGATCAGCGCGGATACGCCGCCTAACGGCATATACCGCTATGCCGATACACCGATTGAGTTTGCCCGTACCGTTTCCAGGCTGACGGAAATGCAGTCTGCACAATGGTGGCAACAGGCCCCAAACGCGGTTGCCGACTGA